From a single Anabas testudineus chromosome 5, fAnaTes1.2, whole genome shotgun sequence genomic region:
- the kif17 gene encoding kinesin-like protein KIF17 isoform X1, protein MGSESVKVVVRCRPLNDREKALGSKMALSMDLHRCQCFIEKPGAADEPPKQFTFDGTYFIDQTTEQMYNEIAYPLVEGVTEGYNGTIFAYGQTGSGKSFTMQGLSDPASQRGVIPRAFEHIFESIQCAENTKFLVRASYLEIYNEEIRDLLGNNTKQRLELKEHPERGVYVQYLSMHTVHSVGECERIILQGWKNRAVAYTLMNKDSSRSHSIFSIHLEICSTDEAGQDHLRAGKLNLVDLAGSERQSKTGATGERLREATKINLSLSALGNVISALVDGRSKYIPYRDSKLTRLLQDSLGGNTRTLMIACLSPADNNYEESLSTLRYANRAKSIQNRPRVNEDPKDALLREYQEEIKKLRALLSGQPGSSNLSTLASQLSEQCSDLSSRPQSSTTEADKEKIKEEYEEKLAKLQADYNAQQESKAKLQEDIAALRSSYESKLSPLEKTQASRGSSVQKNVSTSCITQIAEEELCLCADPEHQSTTAEMSLTTPDELSAEDGVQKSPRRDGPLDSPCINTEGTLDQKHALERLQQLEQEVVGGEQARNKELQQKHRQRKNLAHLRKVQLVQALSQNNEESENVLLNVYNCIQDEVYAKSQMLLKMQSKLKAAKLEIRDLQAEFEAERNDYLATIRRLEREGQLLHGLLERMVPLVRRDCNYSNLDRLKKEAVWDEENGIWRLPDVTVQKTTLPSAVPPNNSPHRGSAADSGEPLMQVEEDRYKEMLDRSDSENIVNNYFKPKRASQLLGSDATKGHKTIHSPPLVNGATHLNVSGAIMNPPVSSDAMLPRPFRLESLGVHVSNGKVKRKKSKPHIYNEEI, encoded by the exons ATGGGGTCAGAGTCGGTGAAGGTGGTGGTCAGGTGCAGGCCCCTGAATGACAGGGAGAAGGCTCTGGGCTCGAAGATGGCGCTGTCCATGGACCTGCACCGGTGCCAGTGCTTCATAGAGAAGCCCGGAGCAGCAGATGAGCCACCCAAACAATTCACCTTTGATGGGACCTATTTCATTGATCAAACCACTGAGCAGATGTACAATGAGATTGCCTATCCTTTGGTCGAG GGTGTCACTGAGGGTTACAATGGCACGATTTTTGCCTATGGACAAACTGGAAGTGGTAAGTCTTTCACAATGCAGGGGTTGTCAGACCCTGCATCGCAGAGGGGAGTCATCCCACGGGCCTTTGAGCACATCTTTGAGAGTATTCAG TgtgcagaaaatacaaaattcCTGGTGAGGGCCTCCTACTTGGAGATATACAATGAAGAAATCAGAGACCTTTTGGGAAACAACACCAAACAGAGATTGGAA TTGAAAGAGCACCCAGAGCGCGGGGTCTATGTGCAGTACCTTTCCATGCACACTGTGCACAGTGTGGGTGAGTGTGAGAGAATTATACTGCAGGGCTGGAAAAACCGGGCAGTGGCCTACACGCTAATGAACAAAGACTCCTCCCGCTCCCACTCAATCTTCTCCATCCACCTGGAGATCTGCAGCACTG ATGAAGCTGGCCAAGACCATCTACGAGCAGGTAAACTCAACCTTGTTGACCTGGCAGGAAGCGAGCGTCAGTCGAAAACTGGTGCGACTGGTGAGCGGCTACGTGAGGCCACCAAGATCAACCTCTCTCTGTCGGCACTGGGAAACGTCATCTCTGCCCTGGTTGATGGACGCTCCAAATACATACCCTATCGAGACTCCAAGCTGACGAGGCTACTGCAGGACTCTCTGGGAGGAAATACACGCACCTTGATGATCGCCTGTCTCTCCCCTGCAGATAACAACTATGAGGAAAGCTTGAGCACTCTGCGCTATGCAAACCGGGCTAAAAGCATCCAGAATAGACCCCGTGTCAATGAGGACCCCAAGGACGCTCTGCTCCGAGAGTATCAAGAAGAGATCAAGAAGTTGCGGGCACTCCTGTCAGGCCAGCCGGGCTCTTCTAACCTTTCAA CTCTGGCCAGTCAGTTGTCTGAGCAGTGCTCTGATCTTTCTTCAAGGCCACAGTCCAGCACTACAGAAGCCGACAAGGAGAAGATTAAAGAG GAGTACGAAGAAAAGCTGGCCAAGTTGCAGGCTGACTACAATGCGCAGCAGGAATCCAAAGCAAAGCTACAAGAGGATATTGCTGCCCTGCGTTCCTCATATGAATCCAAGCTATCTCCCTTGGAGAAGACTCAGGCCAGCAGAGGGAGCTCTGTCCAAAAGAATG TGAGCACCAGCTGTATAACACAGATTGCAGAAGAagagctctgtctctgtgcgGATCCAGAGCACCAGAGTACAACTGCAGAAATGTCTTTGACCACG CCTGATGAGCTTAGTGCAGAAGATGGTGTCCAGAAAAGTCCACGCAGGGATGGGCCCTTAGACTCACCTTGTATAAACACAGAAGGGACTTTGGACCAGAAACATGCCCTGGAAAG gctgcagcagctggagcaggaggTGGTAGGAGGAGAGCAGGCCAGAAACAAAGAattgcagcagaaacacaggcaGAGGAAGAACCTTGCACACCTAAGGAAAGTTCAGCTTGTACAGGCTCTGTCACAGAACAATGAAGAGAGTGAAAATGTGCTGTTGAATGTCTACAATTGCATCCAGGATGAAGTCTATGCTAAAAGCCAAATGCTGTTAAAGATGCAGAGCAAG CTGAAAGCAGCCAAACTGGAGATTCGTGACCTGCAGGCAGAATTTGAGGCGGAGAGGAACGACTACTTGGCGACTATTCGGCGCCTGGAGAGGGAGGGCCAACTGCTGCATGGCCTGCTGGAGCGCATGGTGCCTCTGGTGCGACGTGACTGCAACTACAGCAACCTGGACCGTCTAAAGAAAGAAGCAGTATGGGATGAGGAAAACGGCATTTGGAGACTACCAGATGTGACAGTGCAGAAAACAACGCTGCCTTCAG CAGTTCCTCCAAATAATTCTCCTCACAGAGGCTCAGCTGCAGACAGTGGAGAGCCGCTCATG CAGGTGGAAGAGGACCGATATAAGGAAATGCTGGACCGCAGTGACAGTGAGAACATCGTTAACAACTACTTCAAACCAAAGAGAGCCAGCCAGCTGCTCGGGAGTGATGCTACAAAGGGACACAAAA CTATCCACTCTCCTCCACTGGTTAATGGGGCGACCCACCTGAATGTGAGCGGTGCCATCATGAACCCACCTGTCAGCTCGGACGCCATGCTGCCTCGTCCCTTCCGCCTGGAGTCATTGGGTGTCCATGTATCCAATGGTAAGGTGAAGCGCAAAAAAAGCAAACCTCACATCTATAATGAGGAGATATGA
- the kif17 gene encoding kinesin-like protein KIF17 isoform X5: MGSESVKVVVRCRPLNDREKALGSKMALSMDLHRCQCFIEKPGAADEPPKQFTFDGTYFIDQTTEQMYNEIAYPLVEGVTEGYNGTIFAYGQTGSGKSFTMQGLSDPASQRGVIPRAFEHIFESIQCAENTKFLVRASYLEIYNEEIRDLLGNNTKQRLELKEHPERGVYVQYLSMHTVHSVGECERIILQGWKNRAVAYTLMNKDSSRSHSIFSIHLEICSTDEAGQDHLRAGKLNLVDLAGSERQSKTGATGERLREATKINLSLSALGNVISALVDGRSKYIPYRDSKLTRLLQDSLGGNTRTLMIACLSPADNNYEESLSTLRYANRAKSIQNRPRVNEDPKDALLREYQEEIKKLRALLSGQPGSSNLSTLASQLSEQCSDLSSRPQSSTTEADKEKIKEEYEEKLAKLQADYNAQQESKAKLQEDIAALRSSYESKLSPLEKTQASRGSSVQKNVSTSCITQIAEEELCLCADPEHQSTTAEMSLTTPDELSAEDGVQKSPRRDGPLDSPCINTEGTLDQKHALERLQQLEQEVVGGEQARNKELQQKHRQRKNLAHLRKVQLVQALSQNNEESENVLLNVYNCIQDEVYAKSQMLLKMQSKLKAAKLEIRDLQAEFEAERNDYLATIRRLEREGQLLHGLLERMVPLVRRDCNYSNLDRLKKEAVWDEENGIWRLPDVTVQKTTLPSAVPPNNSPHRGSAADSGEPLMQVEEDRYKEMLDRSDSENIVNNYFKPKRASQLLGSDATKGHKTIHSPPLVNGATHLNVSGAIMNPPVSSDAMLPRPFRLESLGVHVSNERKQFFLQLETRV; the protein is encoded by the exons ATGGGGTCAGAGTCGGTGAAGGTGGTGGTCAGGTGCAGGCCCCTGAATGACAGGGAGAAGGCTCTGGGCTCGAAGATGGCGCTGTCCATGGACCTGCACCGGTGCCAGTGCTTCATAGAGAAGCCCGGAGCAGCAGATGAGCCACCCAAACAATTCACCTTTGATGGGACCTATTTCATTGATCAAACCACTGAGCAGATGTACAATGAGATTGCCTATCCTTTGGTCGAG GGTGTCACTGAGGGTTACAATGGCACGATTTTTGCCTATGGACAAACTGGAAGTGGTAAGTCTTTCACAATGCAGGGGTTGTCAGACCCTGCATCGCAGAGGGGAGTCATCCCACGGGCCTTTGAGCACATCTTTGAGAGTATTCAG TgtgcagaaaatacaaaattcCTGGTGAGGGCCTCCTACTTGGAGATATACAATGAAGAAATCAGAGACCTTTTGGGAAACAACACCAAACAGAGATTGGAA TTGAAAGAGCACCCAGAGCGCGGGGTCTATGTGCAGTACCTTTCCATGCACACTGTGCACAGTGTGGGTGAGTGTGAGAGAATTATACTGCAGGGCTGGAAAAACCGGGCAGTGGCCTACACGCTAATGAACAAAGACTCCTCCCGCTCCCACTCAATCTTCTCCATCCACCTGGAGATCTGCAGCACTG ATGAAGCTGGCCAAGACCATCTACGAGCAGGTAAACTCAACCTTGTTGACCTGGCAGGAAGCGAGCGTCAGTCGAAAACTGGTGCGACTGGTGAGCGGCTACGTGAGGCCACCAAGATCAACCTCTCTCTGTCGGCACTGGGAAACGTCATCTCTGCCCTGGTTGATGGACGCTCCAAATACATACCCTATCGAGACTCCAAGCTGACGAGGCTACTGCAGGACTCTCTGGGAGGAAATACACGCACCTTGATGATCGCCTGTCTCTCCCCTGCAGATAACAACTATGAGGAAAGCTTGAGCACTCTGCGCTATGCAAACCGGGCTAAAAGCATCCAGAATAGACCCCGTGTCAATGAGGACCCCAAGGACGCTCTGCTCCGAGAGTATCAAGAAGAGATCAAGAAGTTGCGGGCACTCCTGTCAGGCCAGCCGGGCTCTTCTAACCTTTCAA CTCTGGCCAGTCAGTTGTCTGAGCAGTGCTCTGATCTTTCTTCAAGGCCACAGTCCAGCACTACAGAAGCCGACAAGGAGAAGATTAAAGAG GAGTACGAAGAAAAGCTGGCCAAGTTGCAGGCTGACTACAATGCGCAGCAGGAATCCAAAGCAAAGCTACAAGAGGATATTGCTGCCCTGCGTTCCTCATATGAATCCAAGCTATCTCCCTTGGAGAAGACTCAGGCCAGCAGAGGGAGCTCTGTCCAAAAGAATG TGAGCACCAGCTGTATAACACAGATTGCAGAAGAagagctctgtctctgtgcgGATCCAGAGCACCAGAGTACAACTGCAGAAATGTCTTTGACCACG CCTGATGAGCTTAGTGCAGAAGATGGTGTCCAGAAAAGTCCACGCAGGGATGGGCCCTTAGACTCACCTTGTATAAACACAGAAGGGACTTTGGACCAGAAACATGCCCTGGAAAG gctgcagcagctggagcaggaggTGGTAGGAGGAGAGCAGGCCAGAAACAAAGAattgcagcagaaacacaggcaGAGGAAGAACCTTGCACACCTAAGGAAAGTTCAGCTTGTACAGGCTCTGTCACAGAACAATGAAGAGAGTGAAAATGTGCTGTTGAATGTCTACAATTGCATCCAGGATGAAGTCTATGCTAAAAGCCAAATGCTGTTAAAGATGCAGAGCAAG CTGAAAGCAGCCAAACTGGAGATTCGTGACCTGCAGGCAGAATTTGAGGCGGAGAGGAACGACTACTTGGCGACTATTCGGCGCCTGGAGAGGGAGGGCCAACTGCTGCATGGCCTGCTGGAGCGCATGGTGCCTCTGGTGCGACGTGACTGCAACTACAGCAACCTGGACCGTCTAAAGAAAGAAGCAGTATGGGATGAGGAAAACGGCATTTGGAGACTACCAGATGTGACAGTGCAGAAAACAACGCTGCCTTCAG CAGTTCCTCCAAATAATTCTCCTCACAGAGGCTCAGCTGCAGACAGTGGAGAGCCGCTCATG CAGGTGGAAGAGGACCGATATAAGGAAATGCTGGACCGCAGTGACAGTGAGAACATCGTTAACAACTACTTCAAACCAAAGAGAGCCAGCCAGCTGCTCGGGAGTGATGCTACAAAGGGACACAAAA CTATCCACTCTCCTCCACTGGTTAATGGGGCGACCCACCTGAATGTGAGCGGTGCCATCATGAACCCACCTGTCAGCTCGGACGCCATGCTGCCTCGTCCCTTCCGCCTGGAGTCATTGGGTGTCCATGTATCCAATG AAAGGAAACAATTCTTTCTGCAGCTCGAGACCAGGGTTtga
- the kif17 gene encoding kinesin-like protein KIF17 isoform X3, with protein MGSESVKVVVRCRPLNDREKALGSKMALSMDLHRCQCFIEKPGAADEPPKQFTFDGTYFIDQTTEQMYNEIAYPLVEGVTEGYNGTIFAYGQTGSGKSFTMQGLSDPASQRGVIPRAFEHIFESIQCAENTKFLVRASYLEIYNEEIRDLLGNNTKQRLELKEHPERGVYVQYLSMHTVHSVGECERIILQGWKNRAVAYTLMNKDSSRSHSIFSIHLEICSTDEAGQDHLRAGKLNLVDLAGSERQSKTGATGERLREATKINLSLSALGNVISALVDGRSKYIPYRDSKLTRLLQDSLGGNTRTLMIACLSPADNNYEESLSTLRYANRAKSIQNRPRVNEDPKDALLREYQEEIKKLRALLSGQPGSSNLSTLASQLSEQCSDLSSRPQSSTTEADKEKIKEEYEEKLAKLQADYNAQQESKAKLQEDIAALRSSYESKLSPLEKTQASRGSSVQKNVSTSCITQIAEEELCLCADPEHQSTTAEMSLTTPDELSAEDGVQKSPRRDGPLDSPCINTEGTLDQKHALERLQQLEQEVVGGEQARNKELQQKHRQRKNLAHLRKVQLVQALSQNNEESENVLLNVYNCIQDEVYAKSQMLLKMQSKLKAAKLEIRDLQAEFEAERNDYLATIRRLEREGQLLHGLLERMVPLVRRDCNYSNLDRLKKEAVWDEENGIWRLPDVTVQKTTLPSVPPNNSPHRGSAADSGEPLMQVEEDRYKEMLDRSDSENIVNNYFKPKRASQLLGSDATKGHKTIHSPPLVNGATHLNVSGAIMNPPVSSDAMLPRPFRLESLGVHVSNGKVKRKKSKPHIYNEEI; from the exons ATGGGGTCAGAGTCGGTGAAGGTGGTGGTCAGGTGCAGGCCCCTGAATGACAGGGAGAAGGCTCTGGGCTCGAAGATGGCGCTGTCCATGGACCTGCACCGGTGCCAGTGCTTCATAGAGAAGCCCGGAGCAGCAGATGAGCCACCCAAACAATTCACCTTTGATGGGACCTATTTCATTGATCAAACCACTGAGCAGATGTACAATGAGATTGCCTATCCTTTGGTCGAG GGTGTCACTGAGGGTTACAATGGCACGATTTTTGCCTATGGACAAACTGGAAGTGGTAAGTCTTTCACAATGCAGGGGTTGTCAGACCCTGCATCGCAGAGGGGAGTCATCCCACGGGCCTTTGAGCACATCTTTGAGAGTATTCAG TgtgcagaaaatacaaaattcCTGGTGAGGGCCTCCTACTTGGAGATATACAATGAAGAAATCAGAGACCTTTTGGGAAACAACACCAAACAGAGATTGGAA TTGAAAGAGCACCCAGAGCGCGGGGTCTATGTGCAGTACCTTTCCATGCACACTGTGCACAGTGTGGGTGAGTGTGAGAGAATTATACTGCAGGGCTGGAAAAACCGGGCAGTGGCCTACACGCTAATGAACAAAGACTCCTCCCGCTCCCACTCAATCTTCTCCATCCACCTGGAGATCTGCAGCACTG ATGAAGCTGGCCAAGACCATCTACGAGCAGGTAAACTCAACCTTGTTGACCTGGCAGGAAGCGAGCGTCAGTCGAAAACTGGTGCGACTGGTGAGCGGCTACGTGAGGCCACCAAGATCAACCTCTCTCTGTCGGCACTGGGAAACGTCATCTCTGCCCTGGTTGATGGACGCTCCAAATACATACCCTATCGAGACTCCAAGCTGACGAGGCTACTGCAGGACTCTCTGGGAGGAAATACACGCACCTTGATGATCGCCTGTCTCTCCCCTGCAGATAACAACTATGAGGAAAGCTTGAGCACTCTGCGCTATGCAAACCGGGCTAAAAGCATCCAGAATAGACCCCGTGTCAATGAGGACCCCAAGGACGCTCTGCTCCGAGAGTATCAAGAAGAGATCAAGAAGTTGCGGGCACTCCTGTCAGGCCAGCCGGGCTCTTCTAACCTTTCAA CTCTGGCCAGTCAGTTGTCTGAGCAGTGCTCTGATCTTTCTTCAAGGCCACAGTCCAGCACTACAGAAGCCGACAAGGAGAAGATTAAAGAG GAGTACGAAGAAAAGCTGGCCAAGTTGCAGGCTGACTACAATGCGCAGCAGGAATCCAAAGCAAAGCTACAAGAGGATATTGCTGCCCTGCGTTCCTCATATGAATCCAAGCTATCTCCCTTGGAGAAGACTCAGGCCAGCAGAGGGAGCTCTGTCCAAAAGAATG TGAGCACCAGCTGTATAACACAGATTGCAGAAGAagagctctgtctctgtgcgGATCCAGAGCACCAGAGTACAACTGCAGAAATGTCTTTGACCACG CCTGATGAGCTTAGTGCAGAAGATGGTGTCCAGAAAAGTCCACGCAGGGATGGGCCCTTAGACTCACCTTGTATAAACACAGAAGGGACTTTGGACCAGAAACATGCCCTGGAAAG gctgcagcagctggagcaggaggTGGTAGGAGGAGAGCAGGCCAGAAACAAAGAattgcagcagaaacacaggcaGAGGAAGAACCTTGCACACCTAAGGAAAGTTCAGCTTGTACAGGCTCTGTCACAGAACAATGAAGAGAGTGAAAATGTGCTGTTGAATGTCTACAATTGCATCCAGGATGAAGTCTATGCTAAAAGCCAAATGCTGTTAAAGATGCAGAGCAAG CTGAAAGCAGCCAAACTGGAGATTCGTGACCTGCAGGCAGAATTTGAGGCGGAGAGGAACGACTACTTGGCGACTATTCGGCGCCTGGAGAGGGAGGGCCAACTGCTGCATGGCCTGCTGGAGCGCATGGTGCCTCTGGTGCGACGTGACTGCAACTACAGCAACCTGGACCGTCTAAAGAAAGAAGCAGTATGGGATGAGGAAAACGGCATTTGGAGACTACCAGATGTGACAGTGCAGAAAACAACGCTGCCTTCAG TTCCTCCAAATAATTCTCCTCACAGAGGCTCAGCTGCAGACAGTGGAGAGCCGCTCATG CAGGTGGAAGAGGACCGATATAAGGAAATGCTGGACCGCAGTGACAGTGAGAACATCGTTAACAACTACTTCAAACCAAAGAGAGCCAGCCAGCTGCTCGGGAGTGATGCTACAAAGGGACACAAAA CTATCCACTCTCCTCCACTGGTTAATGGGGCGACCCACCTGAATGTGAGCGGTGCCATCATGAACCCACCTGTCAGCTCGGACGCCATGCTGCCTCGTCCCTTCCGCCTGGAGTCATTGGGTGTCCATGTATCCAATGGTAAGGTGAAGCGCAAAAAAAGCAAACCTCACATCTATAATGAGGAGATATGA
- the kif17 gene encoding kinesin-like protein KIF17 isoform X4: protein MGSESVKVVVRCRPLNDREKALGSKMALSMDLHRCQCFIEKPGAADEPPKQFTFDGTYFIDQTTEQMYNEIAYPLVEGVTEGYNGTIFAYGQTGSGKSFTMQGLSDPASQRGVIPRAFEHIFESIQCAENTKFLVRASYLEIYNEEIRDLLGNNTKQRLELKEHPERGVYVQYLSMHTVHSVGECERIILQGWKNRAVAYTLMNKDSSRSHSIFSIHLEICSTDEAGQDHLRAGKLNLVDLAGSERQSKTGATGERLREATKINLSLSALGNVISALVDGRSKYIPYRDSKLTRLLQDSLGGNTRTLMIACLSPADNNYEESLSTLRYANRAKSIQNRPRVNEDPKDALLREYQEEIKKLRALLSGQPGSSNLSTLASQLSEQCSDLSSRPQSSTTEADKEKIKEEYEEKLAKLQADYNAQQESKAKLQEDIAALRSSYESKLSPLEKTQASRGSSVQKNVSTSCITQIAEEELCLCADPEHQSTTAEMSLTTPDELSAEDGVQKSPRRDGPLDSPCINTEGTLDQKHALERLQQLEQEVVGGEQARNKELQQKHRQRKNLAHLRKVQLVQALSQNNEESENVLLNVYNCIQDEVYAKSQMLLKMQSKLKAAKLEIRDLQAEFEAERNDYLATIRRLEREGQLLHGLLERMVPLVRRDCNYSNLDRLKKEAVWDEENGIWRLPDVTVQKTTLPSVPPNNSPHRGSAADSGEPLMVEEDRYKEMLDRSDSENIVNNYFKPKRASQLLGSDATKGHKTIHSPPLVNGATHLNVSGAIMNPPVSSDAMLPRPFRLESLGVHVSNGKVKRKKSKPHIYNEEI from the exons ATGGGGTCAGAGTCGGTGAAGGTGGTGGTCAGGTGCAGGCCCCTGAATGACAGGGAGAAGGCTCTGGGCTCGAAGATGGCGCTGTCCATGGACCTGCACCGGTGCCAGTGCTTCATAGAGAAGCCCGGAGCAGCAGATGAGCCACCCAAACAATTCACCTTTGATGGGACCTATTTCATTGATCAAACCACTGAGCAGATGTACAATGAGATTGCCTATCCTTTGGTCGAG GGTGTCACTGAGGGTTACAATGGCACGATTTTTGCCTATGGACAAACTGGAAGTGGTAAGTCTTTCACAATGCAGGGGTTGTCAGACCCTGCATCGCAGAGGGGAGTCATCCCACGGGCCTTTGAGCACATCTTTGAGAGTATTCAG TgtgcagaaaatacaaaattcCTGGTGAGGGCCTCCTACTTGGAGATATACAATGAAGAAATCAGAGACCTTTTGGGAAACAACACCAAACAGAGATTGGAA TTGAAAGAGCACCCAGAGCGCGGGGTCTATGTGCAGTACCTTTCCATGCACACTGTGCACAGTGTGGGTGAGTGTGAGAGAATTATACTGCAGGGCTGGAAAAACCGGGCAGTGGCCTACACGCTAATGAACAAAGACTCCTCCCGCTCCCACTCAATCTTCTCCATCCACCTGGAGATCTGCAGCACTG ATGAAGCTGGCCAAGACCATCTACGAGCAGGTAAACTCAACCTTGTTGACCTGGCAGGAAGCGAGCGTCAGTCGAAAACTGGTGCGACTGGTGAGCGGCTACGTGAGGCCACCAAGATCAACCTCTCTCTGTCGGCACTGGGAAACGTCATCTCTGCCCTGGTTGATGGACGCTCCAAATACATACCCTATCGAGACTCCAAGCTGACGAGGCTACTGCAGGACTCTCTGGGAGGAAATACACGCACCTTGATGATCGCCTGTCTCTCCCCTGCAGATAACAACTATGAGGAAAGCTTGAGCACTCTGCGCTATGCAAACCGGGCTAAAAGCATCCAGAATAGACCCCGTGTCAATGAGGACCCCAAGGACGCTCTGCTCCGAGAGTATCAAGAAGAGATCAAGAAGTTGCGGGCACTCCTGTCAGGCCAGCCGGGCTCTTCTAACCTTTCAA CTCTGGCCAGTCAGTTGTCTGAGCAGTGCTCTGATCTTTCTTCAAGGCCACAGTCCAGCACTACAGAAGCCGACAAGGAGAAGATTAAAGAG GAGTACGAAGAAAAGCTGGCCAAGTTGCAGGCTGACTACAATGCGCAGCAGGAATCCAAAGCAAAGCTACAAGAGGATATTGCTGCCCTGCGTTCCTCATATGAATCCAAGCTATCTCCCTTGGAGAAGACTCAGGCCAGCAGAGGGAGCTCTGTCCAAAAGAATG TGAGCACCAGCTGTATAACACAGATTGCAGAAGAagagctctgtctctgtgcgGATCCAGAGCACCAGAGTACAACTGCAGAAATGTCTTTGACCACG CCTGATGAGCTTAGTGCAGAAGATGGTGTCCAGAAAAGTCCACGCAGGGATGGGCCCTTAGACTCACCTTGTATAAACACAGAAGGGACTTTGGACCAGAAACATGCCCTGGAAAG gctgcagcagctggagcaggaggTGGTAGGAGGAGAGCAGGCCAGAAACAAAGAattgcagcagaaacacaggcaGAGGAAGAACCTTGCACACCTAAGGAAAGTTCAGCTTGTACAGGCTCTGTCACAGAACAATGAAGAGAGTGAAAATGTGCTGTTGAATGTCTACAATTGCATCCAGGATGAAGTCTATGCTAAAAGCCAAATGCTGTTAAAGATGCAGAGCAAG CTGAAAGCAGCCAAACTGGAGATTCGTGACCTGCAGGCAGAATTTGAGGCGGAGAGGAACGACTACTTGGCGACTATTCGGCGCCTGGAGAGGGAGGGCCAACTGCTGCATGGCCTGCTGGAGCGCATGGTGCCTCTGGTGCGACGTGACTGCAACTACAGCAACCTGGACCGTCTAAAGAAAGAAGCAGTATGGGATGAGGAAAACGGCATTTGGAGACTACCAGATGTGACAGTGCAGAAAACAACGCTGCCTTCAG TTCCTCCAAATAATTCTCCTCACAGAGGCTCAGCTGCAGACAGTGGAGAGCCGCTCATG GTGGAAGAGGACCGATATAAGGAAATGCTGGACCGCAGTGACAGTGAGAACATCGTTAACAACTACTTCAAACCAAAGAGAGCCAGCCAGCTGCTCGGGAGTGATGCTACAAAGGGACACAAAA CTATCCACTCTCCTCCACTGGTTAATGGGGCGACCCACCTGAATGTGAGCGGTGCCATCATGAACCCACCTGTCAGCTCGGACGCCATGCTGCCTCGTCCCTTCCGCCTGGAGTCATTGGGTGTCCATGTATCCAATGGTAAGGTGAAGCGCAAAAAAAGCAAACCTCACATCTATAATGAGGAGATATGA